The Pseudomonas parafulva genome includes a window with the following:
- a CDS encoding sugar diacid recognition domain-containing protein — protein MFELDHDLAQDIVDRAMAILPCNVNVMDSQGLILGSGEPERINTRHEGAQLVLANGRNVELDQEAARCLKGVQPGVNLPLMLDDRLMGVLGLTGDPQQVRVYAELVRMTAEMLLAQRHLQADQQWRKQRCDDLLALLLGGTGDASRLLDEARQLGLKPQLPRIPCLFELASGPDAEALAGWLMSRYPDSWCVSPARHSLLWCRPAGVALEVSRLVERIERHGWAVERSAMGTAAQGLEQLRRGYRRVRDLLAYGREVVPQERLLSLQRYRLPALLWRHRNDEALDELLEPLLRIQARDSSGQLLATLRAWCAHDGQSQACAEALGIHRNSLRYRLERIAELGEVDPMRLEGMLSLYLGLQLLPIR, from the coding sequence ATGTTCGAACTCGACCACGACCTGGCACAGGATATCGTAGACCGCGCCATGGCCATTCTGCCCTGCAACGTCAACGTCATGGACAGCCAGGGCCTGATCCTGGGCAGCGGCGAGCCGGAGCGTATCAACACACGGCACGAAGGCGCCCAGCTGGTGCTCGCCAATGGCCGCAACGTGGAGCTCGACCAGGAGGCGGCACGCTGCCTGAAGGGGGTGCAGCCGGGGGTGAACCTGCCGCTGATGCTCGACGACCGCCTGATGGGCGTCTTGGGGCTGACGGGTGATCCGCAGCAGGTTCGGGTGTATGCCGAGCTGGTGCGCATGACCGCCGAAATGCTGCTGGCCCAACGTCACCTGCAGGCCGATCAGCAGTGGCGCAAGCAGCGCTGCGACGATTTGCTGGCCTTGCTGCTGGGCGGGACCGGCGACGCCTCACGGCTGCTGGACGAGGCACGCCAACTGGGCCTGAAACCGCAGCTACCACGCATTCCCTGCCTGTTCGAGTTGGCCAGCGGGCCCGATGCCGAAGCGCTGGCAGGCTGGCTGATGAGCCGCTACCCCGACAGTTGGTGCGTGAGCCCAGCGCGCCACTCGCTGCTGTGGTGTCGCCCGGCAGGCGTGGCGCTGGAGGTATCACGGCTGGTCGAGCGCATCGAGCGGCACGGTTGGGCGGTGGAGCGCTCGGCCATGGGTACCGCCGCGCAGGGTCTTGAGCAGCTGCGCCGCGGCTACCGGCGTGTGCGCGACCTGCTGGCCTATGGGCGTGAGGTGGTGCCCCAGGAACGGCTGCTGAGCTTGCAGCGCTATCGCCTGCCAGCCTTGCTCTGGCGCCATCGCAACGATGAGGCGCTGGACGAACTGCTCGAGCCGTTGCTGCGCATTCAGGCCCGCGACAGCAGTGGGCAATTGCTGGCTACGCTGCGCGCCTGGTGTGCCCATGATGGTCAGAGCCAGGCGTGTGCCGAGGCGCTGGGTATTCACCGCAACAGCCTACGTTACAGGCTTGAACGCATCGCCGAGCTGGGCGAGGTGGACCCCATGCGCCTGGAGGGCATGCTCAGTTTGTACCTGGGGCTGCAGTTGCTGCCCATCCGATAG
- a CDS encoding MFS transporter, protein MAHSPAPDQGTDTTRNALYRRITLRLIPFIFICYLFNYLDRVNVGFAKLQMLDALKFSETVYGLGAGIFFIGYVLCGLPSNLALNRFGPRRWIALMMIAWGSLSTCLLFVTTPTEFYALRLLTGAAEAGFFPGVVLYLSRWFPGARRGRIMALFMSAIPVSGLLGSPFSGWILEHFAAGQHGLAGWQWMFLIQGLPTVALGVLAVFLLSDGYQKAAWLSDDERRLIAADLQADADSKPPTTGDSVLAVLANPLIWTFGFIYFCIQSGVYAINFWLPSIIKNMGFDNPLLIGWLSAIPYLLAGVFMILCGRSADLRNERRWHLVVPMLMGAVGLLMAVNFAATPAIAILGLSIATMGALTGLPMFWPMPTALLSAGAAVAGLALINSVGQMAGFLSPYLVGFIKDQTGSTDAALYALAALIVVGSLVALRATRTLMPAPATAD, encoded by the coding sequence ATGGCACACAGCCCCGCCCCTGACCAAGGCACGGACACCACCCGCAATGCGCTGTACCGGCGCATCACCTTGCGGCTGATTCCGTTCATTTTCATCTGCTACCTGTTCAACTACCTCGACCGCGTCAACGTCGGCTTCGCCAAGCTGCAGATGCTCGACGCGCTCAAGTTCAGCGAAACCGTCTACGGCCTCGGTGCCGGTATCTTCTTCATCGGCTACGTCCTGTGCGGCCTTCCGAGCAATCTGGCGCTCAACCGCTTCGGCCCACGGCGCTGGATCGCCTTGATGATGATTGCCTGGGGCAGCTTGTCCACCTGTCTGCTGTTCGTGACGACCCCCACCGAGTTCTATGCCCTGCGCCTGCTCACAGGTGCCGCCGAGGCAGGCTTCTTCCCAGGCGTGGTGCTGTACCTCTCGCGCTGGTTCCCCGGTGCGCGCCGTGGCCGCATCATGGCCTTGTTCATGTCCGCGATCCCGGTCTCGGGCCTGTTGGGCAGCCCGTTCTCCGGCTGGATCCTCGAGCATTTTGCAGCCGGGCAACATGGCCTTGCCGGCTGGCAATGGATGTTCCTGATTCAAGGGCTGCCGACCGTTGCGCTCGGCGTGCTGGCGGTGTTCCTGCTCAGCGATGGCTACCAGAAAGCGGCCTGGCTGAGCGATGATGAACGCCGGCTGATCGCCGCCGATCTGCAGGCCGATGCCGACAGCAAGCCGCCCACCACGGGCGACAGCGTTCTGGCCGTGCTGGCCAACCCGCTGATCTGGACCTTCGGCTTCATCTACTTCTGCATCCAGAGCGGTGTGTACGCCATCAACTTCTGGCTGCCTTCGATCATCAAGAACATGGGCTTCGACAACCCCCTGCTCATTGGCTGGTTGAGCGCCATTCCCTACTTGCTGGCCGGGGTTTTCATGATCCTGTGCGGGCGCTCGGCGGACCTTCGCAATGAGCGCCGCTGGCACTTGGTAGTGCCGATGCTGATGGGCGCTGTGGGCCTGCTGATGGCGGTGAATTTCGCGGCTACTCCGGCGATCGCCATCCTGGGCCTGTCCATCGCCACCATGGGCGCCCTCACCGGCCTGCCGATGTTCTGGCCGATGCCCACGGCCTTGCTCAGCGCGGGTGCGGCCGTAGCGGGCCTGGCCCTGATCAACTCGGTCGGCCAAATGGCGGGCTTTCTCAGCCCTTATCTGGTCGGGTTCATCAAGGACCAGACCGGTTCGACCGACGCTGCCCTCTACGCCCTGGCGGCGCTGATCGTGGTGGGTAGCCTGGTGGCCCTGCGCGCCACCCGTACCCTTATGCCCGCACCTGCCACAGCCGACTGA
- a CDS encoding FAD-dependent oxidoreductase, translated as MTEHAVARLADLDEHTPLRVEAGSEELIIVRQGDQVRAFQGNCPHAGAPLDEGRVCGGLLICPWHKAAFAVDEGAVCEPPALTDLRRYKAWVKDDQVWVDDRPLPKARPPRHSDARCFVVLGAGAAGSAAVATLLRHGFNGRLVWIDQERQPAYDRTALSKFVLAGQMAPDEVPMLLEPDDLRMGQLERRHAKVRSLNAQKRQLLMADGQRIDYDACLLATGAKAQRPDIPGRDLPGVFTLRARGDATQLLDAVEPGKPVVIVGDSFIGLEAASALSEYGAQVHVIGRHDVPLVKQLGERIGRAIRALHERKGVTFHGPAEVKAIEGVDQVEAVVLGSGERVDCQAVLLGTGVAPATAFLNGVSLADDHGVPVNGEMQVAEGLWAAGDMATFPLAGQSVRIEHWRLAQQHGVIAAANMLGQQRRYADVPFFWTYHHGQRFEVLGHARQWDAITFVGAPESGDFIALQCLADLVQAVVAKGYASAMMQLSQRMKRPLTTAEALELIH; from the coding sequence ATGACCGAACACGCCGTGGCCCGCCTGGCCGACCTCGATGAACACACCCCCCTGCGCGTGGAAGCCGGTAGCGAAGAGCTGATCATCGTCCGTCAGGGCGATCAGGTGCGTGCTTTTCAGGGCAACTGCCCTCATGCAGGCGCGCCGCTGGATGAGGGCCGCGTCTGCGGCGGCTTGCTGATTTGCCCATGGCACAAGGCCGCGTTCGCCGTGGACGAGGGGGCCGTGTGCGAGCCCCCTGCCCTGACCGACCTGCGCCGCTACAAGGCCTGGGTCAAGGATGACCAGGTGTGGGTGGACGACCGCCCTCTGCCCAAGGCGCGCCCGCCCCGGCACAGCGATGCGCGGTGTTTCGTGGTGCTGGGGGCCGGTGCGGCAGGCAGTGCCGCCGTGGCCACGTTGCTCCGCCATGGCTTCAACGGCCGCCTGGTGTGGATCGACCAGGAGCGCCAGCCGGCCTACGACCGCACGGCCCTGAGCAAATTCGTGCTCGCAGGCCAGATGGCCCCGGATGAGGTGCCGATGCTGCTGGAGCCTGATGACCTGCGGATGGGGCAACTGGAGCGTCGGCACGCCAAGGTCCGCTCGCTCAACGCCCAGAAACGCCAGCTCCTGATGGCCGACGGCCAACGCATTGACTATGACGCCTGTCTGCTCGCCACGGGCGCCAAGGCCCAGCGCCCGGATATCCCGGGGCGTGACCTGCCTGGCGTCTTCACGCTGCGCGCGCGCGGGGACGCGACGCAACTGCTCGATGCCGTGGAACCGGGCAAGCCGGTCGTGATCGTGGGCGACAGTTTCATCGGCCTGGAAGCGGCCTCGGCGTTGAGCGAATACGGTGCCCAGGTCCATGTAATCGGACGGCACGATGTCCCGCTGGTCAAGCAGCTGGGCGAGCGCATCGGCCGGGCGATTCGTGCCTTGCACGAGCGCAAGGGCGTCACTTTCCATGGCCCGGCCGAGGTGAAGGCGATCGAAGGCGTAGATCAGGTCGAAGCGGTCGTGCTTGGCAGCGGCGAGCGCGTGGACTGCCAGGCGGTGCTGCTGGGAACGGGGGTAGCCCCGGCCACGGCTTTTCTCAATGGGGTGTCGCTGGCCGACGACCATGGCGTGCCGGTCAACGGTGAAATGCAGGTGGCCGAAGGCCTATGGGCGGCGGGTGACATGGCCACCTTCCCACTCGCCGGCCAATCGGTGCGCATCGAACACTGGCGGCTGGCGCAGCAACACGGCGTCATCGCCGCGGCAAACATGCTGGGCCAGCAGCGCCGCTACGCCGACGTGCCGTTTTTCTGGACCTATCACCATGGGCAGCGGTTCGAAGTGCTCGGCCACGCTCGGCAGTGGGACGCCATCACCTTCGTCGGCGCCCCGGAAAGCGGGGATTTCATTGCGCTGCAATGCCTGGCGGATCTGGTACAGGCCGTGGTTGCCAAGGGTTATGCCTCAGCCATGATGCAGCTGTCACAACGCATGAAGCGGCCGCTGACCACCGCCGAGGCCCTCGAACTGATCCACTGA
- a CDS encoding sigma-54-dependent Fis family transcriptional regulator — protein MPAHNPASELAAFVDSHFGHRGLVPEAVIAESWYRSVTQHRLDPSVHPTDNMLSAAEIRQLQAQHQAYLTLASQGVSGLARRVADAGFAVLLSDAAGVTLDARLPADAGHFTGSGLVVGARWDESIAGTNGIGTALASQQALTIHRQEHFLASNARLSCSVSPIFDSHNHLLGCLNATCLYNDGPKQAQHLTLQLVTLYARLIENAHFRQRYRDCLTLAVKPCDGDADLAAEQLLALDEGGRIVGANRAAFNSNPHALLGLRIEQVLSADIDQLLALTQGGARGTQLYDACQVTGLEVGLRVPRAYRPCASTAPAASANAHPTLDQLAGGDPQLQHAVTRLRKVLDKDIALLLSGETGTGKEAFARALHQASARSARPFVALNCAAIPEALIESELFGYRPGSFTGADRKGMKGKLEQANGGTLFLDEIGDMPADLQTRLLRVLAERELVALGAATPVRLDIQVISATHQDLTARIATHQFREDLYYRLCGMRITLPALRERSDRAHVIEGLLARLAPGLHLSASAHAALLAYSWPGNIRQLLNALRQGAALAEGGCIELADLPAELQLGQVEPSRTICATPQLGQQVEEAEADHLLTLLRRTQWNMSAAAQAAGISRSTLYRKIRRHGIVQPNRQGH, from the coding sequence ATGCCCGCTCATAACCCTGCCTCGGAACTGGCGGCCTTCGTCGACAGTCACTTCGGCCACCGCGGCCTGGTCCCGGAAGCGGTGATCGCCGAATCCTGGTACCGCAGTGTCACCCAGCACCGCCTGGACCCGAGTGTGCACCCGACGGACAATATGCTCAGTGCCGCCGAAATCCGCCAGTTGCAAGCCCAGCACCAGGCCTACCTGACCCTCGCCAGCCAGGGGGTGAGTGGCTTGGCCCGGCGGGTAGCGGATGCAGGTTTTGCCGTTTTGCTCAGCGATGCGGCGGGGGTCACGCTCGATGCCCGCCTGCCTGCCGACGCCGGGCACTTCACCGGGTCCGGGCTGGTGGTGGGGGCGCGCTGGGACGAGTCCATCGCCGGCACCAACGGCATCGGCACCGCGCTGGCCTCACAACAGGCGCTGACCATTCACCGTCAGGAACATTTCCTGGCCAGCAATGCCCGGCTCAGTTGCTCGGTCTCGCCGATTTTCGACAGCCATAACCACCTGCTGGGTTGCCTGAACGCGACCTGCTTGTACAACGATGGGCCCAAGCAGGCCCAGCACCTGACCTTGCAATTGGTGACGCTGTACGCGCGGCTGATCGAAAACGCGCATTTTCGCCAGCGTTACCGCGACTGCCTGACCCTCGCGGTCAAGCCCTGCGACGGCGATGCGGACCTGGCAGCCGAGCAACTGCTGGCCCTCGACGAGGGTGGCCGTATCGTCGGGGCCAACCGGGCCGCGTTCAACAGCAACCCCCATGCCCTGCTCGGCCTGCGTATCGAGCAGGTGTTGAGTGCCGACATCGACCAGTTGCTGGCCCTGACCCAGGGCGGCGCTCGGGGCACGCAGCTGTACGATGCGTGCCAGGTCACGGGCCTTGAGGTTGGCCTGCGCGTGCCGCGCGCTTATCGCCCTTGTGCCTCGACTGCACCGGCGGCCTCTGCCAACGCACATCCGACACTCGACCAGCTGGCCGGCGGCGACCCGCAGCTGCAGCACGCCGTCACGCGCCTGCGCAAGGTGCTGGACAAGGACATCGCGCTGCTGCTCAGCGGTGAAACCGGCACCGGCAAGGAAGCGTTCGCTCGCGCCCTGCACCAGGCAAGCGCCCGAAGCGCCCGGCCTTTCGTGGCGCTCAATTGCGCTGCCATTCCCGAAGCGCTGATCGAAAGCGAATTGTTCGGCTACCGGCCCGGCAGCTTCACCGGGGCGGACCGCAAGGGCATGAAAGGCAAGCTGGAACAGGCCAACGGCGGCACGCTGTTTCTCGATGAAATAGGCGACATGCCGGCTGATCTGCAAACCCGTCTGCTAAGGGTGCTGGCGGAACGGGAGCTGGTGGCGCTGGGGGCGGCCACGCCGGTGAGGCTGGATATTCAGGTGATATCGGCGACGCACCAGGACCTGACTGCCAGGATCGCCACCCACCAATTCCGCGAGGACCTCTACTACCGGCTCTGTGGCATGCGCATCACGCTGCCGGCGCTGCGCGAGCGCAGTGACCGGGCGCACGTGATCGAGGGTCTGCTGGCACGTCTGGCGCCAGGGCTGCACCTGTCAGCATCTGCACACGCCGCCCTGCTGGCCTACTCCTGGCCGGGTAACATTCGCCAACTGCTCAATGCCCTGCGCCAGGGCGCGGCCCTGGCAGAAGGCGGGTGCATCGAACTGGCCGACCTGCCCGCCGAGTTGCAGCTTGGGCAGGTCGAACCGAGCAGGACAATCTGCGCAACGCCGCAGCTTGGGCAGCAGGTCGAGGAGGCTGAAGCTGACCATCTGCTAACGCTGCTGCGCCGTACCCAGTGGAACATGAGCGCCGCCGCCCAGGCCGCTGGCATCTCGCGCTCCACGCTGTACCGCAAGATCAGGCGCCACGGCATCGTGCAACCCAATCGCCAGGGCCACTGA